The stretch of DNA AATTGAACACAGAGGCACTGAGACACAGAGGACTTTAGTGCTTGTATGACGCAAAAATTGAACGCAGAGGTGGAGAGACGGAGAGATTTTTTCTTTTTTGATTTGTCATTCCGAAGGAATCTTGTTGAAGGGAATCAAAAGTGTGAAAATGAGTAACGGGATGCTCACAGCATGACAACTAAGGGTATGTAAACTTTGCCAACAATTGAAGTGGGAATTGAACACAGAGGCACTGAGACACAGAGGATTTTAGTGCTTGTATGACGCAAAAATTGAACGCAGAGGTGGAGAGACGGAGAGATTTTTTCTTTTTTGATTTGTCATTCCGAAGGAATCTTGTTGAAGGGAATCAAAAGTGTGAAAATGAGTAACGAGATGCTTACAGCATGACAACTAAGGGTATGTAAACTTTGCCAACAATTTCTAATTTTGGCAACAGTTGAAGTGGGAATTGAACACAGAGGCACTGAGACACAGAGGACTTTAGTGCTTGTATGACGCAAAAATTGAACGCAGAGGTGGAGAGACGGAGAGATTTTTCTTTGGATAGCGTAAACCTTGCCAACAGTTGAAAACTTTGCCAACAATTGAAGCGGGAATTGAACACAGAGGCACTGAGACACAGAGGACTTTAGTGCTTGTATGACGCAAAAATTGAACGCAGAGGTGGAGAGATGGAGAGATTTTTTCTTTTTTGATTTGTCATTCCGAAGGAATCTTGTTGAAGGGAATCAAAAGTGTGAAAATGAGTAACGGGATGCTTACAGCATGACAACTAAGGGTATGTAAATTTTGGCAACAGTTGAAGTGGGAATTGAACACAGAGGCACTGAGACACAGAGGACTTTAGTGCTTGTATGACGCAAAAATTGAACGCAGAGGTGGAGAGATGAAGAGATTTTTTTTTTTTGATTTGTCATTCCGAAGGAATCTTGTTGAAGGGAATCAAAAGTGTGAAAATGAGTAACGGGATGCTTACAGCATGACAACTAAGGGTATGTAAACTTTGCCAACAATTTCTAATTTTGGCAACAATTGAAGTGGGAATTGAACACAGAGGCACTGAGACACAGAGGACTTTAGTGCTTGTATGACGCAAAAATTGAACGCAGAGGTGGAGAGACGGTGAGATTTTTCTTTGGATAGCGTAAACCTTGCCAACAGTTGAAAACTTTGCCAACAATTGAAGTGGGAATTGAACACAGAGGCACTGAGACACAGAGGACTTTAGTGCTTGTATGACGCAAAAATTGAACGCAGAGGTGGAAAGACGGAGAGATTTTTTCTTTTTTGATTTGTCATTCCGAAGGAATCTTGTTGAAGGGAATCAAAAGTGTGAAAATGAGTAACGGGATGCTCACAGCATGACAACTAAGGGTATGTAAACTTTGCCAACAATTGAAGTGGGAATTGAACACAGAGGCACTGAGACACAGAGGACTTTAGTGCTTGTATGACGCAAAAATTGAACGCAGAGGTGGAGAGACGGTGAGATTTTTCTTTGGATAGCGTAAACCTTGCCAACAGTTGAAAACTTTGGCAACGGTTGAAGCAACAAGTCGTTCAACTGTTGACGAAGTTTGCAAAGCCGTTAAAGTTTCTCTTGGCTTTGGTTTGAACATAACCTATTCCAAAAACTCACAAACAAAAAAAAAACCTCGTACAACCCAAACAAAACCAAGCAAAAAAGTTCCTTTCCATCTAGCCGTTCTTGTTCAAACTCTCTTCAATCCCTTTTTGCCAACTCAAAGCCACATCCAAATGTGGATGCCCCTCTGGAAAACGCTCCTGCAAAATCGCCACCGATTGGTCAATAAACCGCTTCGCCTCCAAAAAATTCTGCAACTCATAATAAGTACCTGCAATGTTCAGATAAGAAACCGCCAAACTCGGATGCTTGTGGTCTAAGATTTCTTCTCGAATAGCGATGGATTTTAGCTGAAACTCGAGGGCTTTTCTCGCATCCCCTAAGTCGCTATAGGTGAGGGCAATATTTCCGTAAGAGGTGGCTAAATCAGGATGCTTGTGGTCTAAGATTTCTTCTCGAATAGCGATGGATTTTAGCTGAAACTCGAGGGCTTTTCTCGCATCCCCTAAGTCGCTATAGGTGAGGGCAATATTGTTGTAAGAGGTGGCTAAAGAAGGATGCTTGTGGTCTAAGATTTCTTCGAGAATAGCGATGGATTTTAGCTGAAACTCGAGGGCTTTTCTCGCATCCCCTAAGTCGCTATAGGTGAGGGCAATATTGTTGTAAGAGGTGGCTAAAGAAGGATGCTTGTGGTCTAAGATTTCTTCTCGAATAGCGATGGATTTTAGCTGAAACTCGAGGGCTTTTCTCGCATCCCCTAAGTCGCTATAGGTGAGGGCAATATTGTTGTAAGAGGTGGCTAAAGAAGGATGCTTGTGGTCTAAGATTTCTTCTTCTATAGCGATGGATTTTAGCTGAAACTCGAGGGCTTTGCTCGCATCCCCTAAGTCGCTATAGGTGAGGGCAATATTTCCGTAAGAGGTGGCTAAAGAGGATGCTTGTGGTCTAAGATTTCTTCTCGAATAGCGATGGATTTTAGCTGAAACTCGAGGGCTTTGCTCGCATCCCCTAAGGAGCGATAGGTGAGGGCAATATTTCCGTAAGAGGTGGCTAAATCAGGATGCTTGTGGTCTAAGATTTCTTCGAAAATAGCGATGGATTTTAGCTGAAACTCGAGGGCTTTTCTCGCATCCCCTAAGGAGCTATAGGTGAGGGCAATATTTCCGTAAGAGGTGGCTAAATCAGGATGCTTGTGGTCTAAGATTTCTTCTCGAATAGCGATGGATTTTAGCTGAAACTCGAGGGCTTTTCTCGCATCCCCTAAGTCGCTATAGGTGAGGGCAATATTGTTGTAAGAGGTGGCTAAATAAGGATGCTTGTGGTCTAAGATTTCTTCTTCTATAGCGATGGATTTTAGCTGAAACTCGAGGGCTTTGCTCGCATCCCCTAAGTCGCTATAGGTGAGGGCAATATTGTTGTAAGAGGTGGCTAAAGAAGGATGCTTGTGGTCTAAGATTTCTTCTCGAATAGCGATGGATTTTAGCTGAAACTCGAGGGCTTTTCTCGCATCCCCTAAGTCGCTATAGGTGAGGGCAATATTGTTGTAAGAGGTGGCTAAAGAAGGATGCTTGTGGTCTAAGATTTCTTCGAGAATAGCGATGTCTTTTAGCTGAAACTCGAGGGCTTTGCTCGCATCCCCTAAGTCGCTATAGGTGAGGGCAATATTTCCGTAAGAGGTGGCTAAATCAGGATGCTTGTGGTCTAAGATTTCTTCGAGAATAGCGATGGATTTTAGCTGAAAATCGAGGGCTTTTCTCGCATCCCCTAAGGAACGATGGATGTTTGCAGCATTTCCATACAGTGCAGCGATGTCTTGTGTTTGGGCATTTTGCAGCCTTTCCAAGAGCGTATCGGTATAGACCAAATAGGGTGCTTTTTTTAGGGAATTGTCGCCTGCATAGACCCTCAGTTTCCATGCTAACCCTTCCACCAAGACCCCACAATTCTCCCCATTTGGCTCCATTTTTTCTCGTATCACCTCCTGCACGACTTGGTGCATTTTGTATTCATTGCTTTCCTCTTCAAATTCCAGCCAACCTTTTTCGACCAATTCGCCTAAGGTTTCATCAAATTCATCTTCCGTAACATCCCCCTTGCCCCCTTCAAAGGGGGAATCCTTAATTTGCAGAAAATCAGCCATCAAACTGTATTCAATCGGAATCGCTGGCAAAACCGCAAATTGCAGCAACAGCCACTGAGCGTAGTCGTCCAAAGGATGGATTTCAAACATGGCGGCAATGATTTCTTCGTATTTCTTTTGTTGGTGTTGGGCATAATCGGAGCGAATTTTTCTGCTTTTGTCGGGCTTCAATAGACCTTTGGCTTGCAGGTTGTCGTAGAGGTTTTGCAGTTCGTAGCCTTTGCCTCGGAGTTGTTGAAGGTTTTTGGCGAGCAGTTCGATGCTGAGGGTGTGTCGCCCGATGTATTGCAGCAGTTTTTCGAGCAGCGGTGTTTGGTTTTTTGCCGCAGGATAGTAGTCACAAAACAGTTCTTTGGCTTTGGTGAGCGACAAGACACCGATGGCGTGTTGTGTGAACTGTGGAAGATTGCTTCGAGAAGTCAGCAGTACGCTCGTTTGGGAAAAGGGGAAGGATTGTTGCGCCAAGTCGTCGGCATCGTTGGCATTGTCGATGACCAAGAGTTTTGTGCCTTGTAGGTTGGCTAATTTTCGCCACACTTCTCTGAATCTCGTTTCGGTCGTTTGTCCTTCGCCGACTTCAATGCCCAGACTTGTTTCTATGCCGCTGTCCAATACGGCGGATTGAATGTCGGAAACGACAGTGAACCACGCCATGTAATCGTAGTCGGTTTGATGTTCTCGCCAATAGGCTTGTGCCAAGGTCGTTTTGCCGATGCCGCCAATGCCATTCACCAAGACCACATTGCCGCTGTTTTGCAGCTTTTGGCGGATGTCTTTGAGGTCTTTTTCTCGCCCCAAGAAATTTTTGGGAGGCGTAGAGGGTGGAGCGGTGAGGAATTTGTTGGAGACAATGCCTTTGAGTTCTTGCTTGAATATTTGGCGGGTTATGTCGTGTTCATCGGTGACGGTTTTTCGGGTTTGTCGGTGTGCTGCTTCAATGCTTTCGGTCAGTTGTTCTTTCAGAAAAACAATAGCCGCTTGACGGTTTTGTTCGAGTTCGCTGAGGTGACTGTCGAGGGTGTTCAGTAGGGCAGTTTGAAAGTTTTGCTGTTCGGCAGTGTGTTCTTCAAATGCCTGTTTGATTTTGAAGGCTTCGTAGCCCAATGCCCCTCTGATGCTTTCCTCCAAATCCTCCAATTTGCTCAAACTTTCCAACACATCTCGCATCCACAAACGCTGAAAAGCAATCCATGCCTGTGGATTGTTTTTGAGTTCTTCGCCAAAATACAATTGCAGGGAATTGCCAAAGTTGGCTTTGAAGTAGTCGGGAAATACCTTTCCATGCCCCTTCAAGGTTTCGGTCGTCAATTCGTTTTCAGCGAAAGCGGTCAGCGCATCGGATTGTTTTTCGGCAAAAGCTTGTAGGTCAGATTCGGTGATGTTTTCGGCTATCATGCTTTGCAGCATTTGGTCTTGTACCTGCTGTTGAAGTGCTTTTATTTTCCTTTCGACTGCCTGTAGGTGCATTTTATGTTGGGAAGGAAATGGTTGATTGTGTGATTCATAAATTTGCTCCAAATTGTCGGCATAGTTGGCGTAGAGTGCGCCCAAAGTAGCGCTGACGGCATCTCGATAGGCTTTGAGGAGGTGGTGATTGGTGATGTCGGTGCCTTTGGGTTGCTGAAAAAAGTAGTTGCGGATTTGGTCAAATTCGACTTTGTTGTAGTGTTCGGCTGCAATATTTCCAGCGATTCCTCCTGCGGTTTTTATTGCAGCGGTCAGAATGGGAGGAGAGAGCAGGTTTTCTGCCATTGCGGCTGCAAAGGTTGCTGCCGAGTAGGTGAGAAGTTTTATTGAATTGGAGTTTGAAGTGTTTTTTGTGGGCATTGGCGGTTGGAGATTTGATTTTTATGGAATGACCTTTTTTGTTATTTACAAGGAAGGTAAGGATTTAGTTCCGAAAATACTTCTTATTTTCCGAAATATCATGACTGCAAACTTAACTTGAAGTAAGAAGCCAAACCACCTTCTACCAAATTCCTTATCTTTGCCGCTGCCAATACTTCAACACCACAAAACGTTTTAGAAGTAAGAACACAAAATAACCATAGATGAATTGCACAAAATATTTTACCATCTTCCTCTTATTCATTGCAATAAGCATTGTTTGCAGTTGCGACATCACACCCGATTGTACAACAGAGGACGATTTAGCTGAATTTGAAACATTGCAGGGAATGGCAGATGCGGCTATTTACGACAGTATTTTTCTATTACCGCATACATTGGATACATCCGTAATGGTCAATCAAACCTATAGAATTGATGATGCCTATACTTATGACGCTCTTTTGCCGACTGCCAATTGCCCCGATTGCCGATTGCCGTCTATCAATTTTGATACACACACTTTGATTGGTCTGTATTTGACCGAACCCTGTTTGGCGATTTATGTGCGTAAATTGGTGAAAATAGATGAAAAAAATTACCGTTATTTGGTGAAAATTGTCCAAGACAACCGATGTATAACGGCTTCTTGCTTCAATTTTTCCTTCAATTTCATCACCGTTCCCAAACTACCTGCTGATGCCACAGTGACCTATGAGGTAGGACATATTACAACAGAGTGTGATTGTTGATGATGGGTTTTTATTTGAAATCCGACTTAAAAAAGAACAAAATGAGTTTTAAAAATTATTCAATCCTTTCGCTACTAATCGTTTGTTTGTTAGGCATTACTGCTTGTCAAGAAAGCAGGAATACCGACTACAAAGTGGAGGCAAACAATCCGATACACTACCACAATGCGGTGAAAAAATTGACCGATGTGATTGTCCACGATATTTTTTCACCTCCCGTAGCAAGCCGTATTTATGCCTATCCCAACATTGCAGCTTACCAAGTGCTTCGACAAGAACATCCTGAATACAAGAGTCTTGCAGGACAATTGAATGAATTGGAGGAAGGGCCACAACCCGAAAAAGATGTGGATTATTGTTATCCTTTGGCAGCTATTCACGCTTTTTTAACCGTTGGAAAAGCCATGATCTTTTCGGAAGATAAAATTGAAGCTCATGAAGCAGCCGTTTATCAAACTTACAAAGACATGGGCATTCCTCAATCTGTTTATGAGCGTTCTATAAACTATGGAGATGCCGTTGCCAAACACATTTTGGCTTGGTCAGATGGTGACAACTACAAGCAAACGAGGACTTTTTCTAAATACAGCATCACCGAGGATGCGGACAAATGGAAACCTACTCCACCTGCTTATATGGACGGTATTGAACCTCATTGGAAGGAAATTCGTCCTTTTGTGATAGATTCAGCGCAGCAATTCATACCGATGCCTCCTCCAAAATTTGATATGACCGAAGGCAGCGATTTTTACAAAGAAACCATGAATGTCTATGAAACGGTCAAAAATATTACTGATGATCAAAAAAGCATTGCCAGTTTTTGGGACTGCAATCCCTATGTTTCGCACCAAACGGGCCATGTGATGTATGCCACTAAAAAAATCACGCCAGGAGGTCATTGGATGGGCATTACTGCTATTGCAACCCAACAAGACAGCGCAGACATCATGCGAACGAGCCAAATCTATACATCTGTTGCGGTGACACTTGCCGATGCCTTTATCAGTTGTTGGGATGAAAAATACCGCAGCAATTTGATTCGCCCCGAAACGGTTATCAATGAGTACATTGACGAAAGTTGGTTGCCCGTTTTACAGACTCCTCCATTTCCCGAACATACGAGTGGACACAGTGTGATTTCGACTGCTGCTGCCACAATGTTGACACATTTGATGGGTGATAACTTTGTTTTTTTGGATACGACCGAAGTAGCGTATGGACTTCCACCTCGCTCCTTCAATTCTTTTTTGGAGGCTTCAAGTGAGGCTGCTATTAGCCGATTGTATGGAGGAATTCACTACATGCCTGCGATTGAATATGGAGTAGCTCAGGGAAAGGAGGTAGGAAATTTTGTGGTGGAGAATTTGGTGACTGGTGATTAGTTGCTTGGTAAATGGTTATTAGTAATTGGTGACTTGTGATTAGTTGTTTGGTAAATGGGTAATGGGCAATTATTTGCTAATCAACTAATCACCATTGTCTGCTTCCCCAATCTTTGAAGACCTAAGATATTTAATATAGCCATTCAAAAACTTCAAACATTCTTCTTGCTGGATTTTTCCTTCCTTCAATAATTCAGAGGATATGTATTTTTCATCAAATGAAGTAATCTTTGTAAGCCACTGTTCTGTTTGTTTTTTTGATAATTTTTTAATCTAAAGACGGTTGCGTATTTGCCAATCAACCAGTTACCATTCCACCAGTCACTAATATCCATACTTCTTCCCCCACCATTCCCTCAACTGTTTCCGCATTTGCTGCTCACGGGCATTGTTGCCAGGTTCATAAAATTTAGTGTCTTTGATGGCATCAGGTAAAAATTCTTGGGCAGCAAAATTGCCCTCATAATCATGTGAATATTGATAGTTTTTGCCATAGTTGAGTTCTTTCATCAGTTTGGTAGGAGCATTGCGAAGGGGAAGCGGAACGGGGAGATTACCTGTTTGTTTGGCTTTGGCTTGCGCTAGTTTGAGAGCCTTGTAGGAGGCATTGCTTTTGGCGGAAGTAGCGAGGTAAATGGCTGTTTGTGAGAGAATCAAGCCACATTCGGGATAACCAATCTTAGCCACCGCTTCAAAACACGCATTTGCCAATAGTAGCGCATTGGGGTTGGCATTGCCGATGTCTTCCGATGCCAAAATCAACAAACGACGGGCAATAAACTTTGGATCTTCGCCACCCTCCAACATTCTCGCCAACCAATAAACCGCCGCATTTGGGTCGCTGCCCCGCATGGACTTGATGAATGCCGAAATAATGTCGTAGTGTTGTTCCCCCCCCTTGTCGTACCGCAGCATTTGGTTGTGGGCAAAATGTTCGACAACTTGATTGGTAATCAACGCTTTGGGCGTTTGGATGCTCTGCAGTAAAAGTTCAAACAAGTTCAACAACCTTCGAGCATCACCTCCCGATAATTGCAGCAATGCCTCATATTCTTGCAGTTCGATTTCTCTTTTCTGCAATGTGCTGTCTGTTTCCATTGCCTGTTGCAAAATCTTCAGTAAGTCCTCTTTTCCCAATTCCTCCAATACATACACTTGACTGCGAGAGAGTAAAGCTGCAATGACTTCAAAGGATGGGTTTTCGGTCGTTGCGCCAATGAGGGTAATCGTGCCTTTTTCGACTGCACCCAAAAGTGAATCTTGTTGCGATTTGCTGAAACGGTGGATTTCGTCAATAAACAAAATCGCTCGCCCTCCCTTCAATCTCGCCTTAGCAATTACCTCACGCACCTGTTTCACTCCCGAACTAATGGCACTCAAGGTATAAAATGGCACATCCAAATAGTTGGCTATCAGCATCGCCATCGTAGTCTTACCCACACCTGGCGGTCCCCAAAATATCATGGAAGGACAATGACCACTCTCCAACACTTTGCGGAGAACTTTGTCTTTGCCGACCAAGTGTTCTTGTCCCACAAACTCGTCTAAAGTTTTGGGTCTCATGCGTTCTGCTAAAGGCTGAAATAGGGACATATGTTTTTTTGATGGTTAAATTTCATAATAATGATACACCAAAACTTCAAAATACCAATCTTTCATTTTTTGCTCTTCTTTACCCAGGTTCTGCAAATCAGTGTCAAAAATACTGTTCCAAACGACTGTTCTATGGCGTTCAAACCATTTTCGGAGCGAGTCGGGCGTACCTTTTGAAGCTATTTCTTCTAATTGGCACACAAAATTATACAAAATAACGTACAATTCTCCCCGTGGTAAATCGGTGTAGTCTTTTACAAAACAACTCAATACCTCTATCAGCAAATCATCCGAACAATTGGGATAATGTTGGCGTACAATGGCGGCGGTCAATAAATGCCGATATAAGATTTGTAGGCAAAACTCAAAGCGATTGCGTTTTTTGAACAACTTCAAAGCATTCTCCAATTGTTTCAAATGTTGCTGAAAAACAGGATTGTGTACCAATAAGGCCATGTCAAAACCTCTTTCAGGCGTGATTTCGGCATTGATTTCAACAGTAGTAGTTTTTCTGTTTTTACTTTTCATTGAGCGCAAACAATCAATTACCAGATTGCGGATGACCTTGTTCAAAAAAGTGCGTACAGAAGCTTCTCCATAATACTGTTCTTGCAGTTTTCCAGCATGTATTTTCTTCAAAAACTTCTCACTAACTTCCTGATTTACTTCTTTATAATCTATATTGCCGCTTGTAGTTGTGGCAGCTAAATAACTTATGAGTGGTTGATATTTTACCGCAAGATGCGTTGATTTTGATTGAAGTAATTGTTGGTCGAAACGGTTGTTGGTCGAGTCGCCT from Chitinophagales bacterium encodes:
- a CDS encoding tetratricopeptide repeat protein yields the protein MHRYSRRNLRPQASSLATSYGNIALTYSDLGDASKALEFQLKSIAIEEEILDHKHPSLATSYNNIALTYSDLGDARKALEFQLKSIAIREEILDHKHPSLATSYNNIALTYSDLGDARKALEFQLKSIAILEEILDHKHPSLATSYNNIALTYSDLGDARKALEFQLKSIAIREEILDHKHPDLATSYGNIALTYSDLGDARKALEFQLKSIAIREEILDHKHPSLAVSYLNIAGTYYELQNFLEAKRFIDQSVAILQERFPEGHPHLDVALSWQKGIEESLNKNG
- a CDS encoding tetratricopeptide repeat protein, whose product is MPTKNTSNSNSIKLLTYSAATFAAAMAENLLSPPILTAAIKTAGGIAGNIAAEHYNKVEFDQIRNYFFQQPKGTDITNHHLLKAYRDAVSATLGALYANYADNLEQIYESHNQPFPSQHKMHLQAVERKIKALQQQVQDQMLQSMIAENITESDLQAFAEKQSDALTAFAENELTTETLKGHGKVFPDYFKANFGNSLQLYFGEELKNNPQAWIAFQRLWMRDVLESLSKLEDLEESIRGALGYEAFKIKQAFEEHTAEQQNFQTALLNTLDSHLSELEQNRQAAIVFLKEQLTESIEAAHRQTRKTVTDEHDITRQIFKQELKGIVSNKFLTAPPSTPPKNFLGREKDLKDIRQKLQNSGNVVLVNGIGGIGKTTLAQAYWREHQTDYDYMAWFTVVSDIQSAVLDSGIETSLGIEVGEGQTTETRFREVWRKLANLQGTKLLVIDNANDADDLAQQSFPFSQTSVLLTSRSNLPQFTQHAIGVLSLTKAKELFCDYYPAAKNQTPLLEKLLQYIGRHTLSIELLAKNLQQLRGKGYELQNLYDNLQAKGLLKPDKSRKIRSDYAQHQQKKYEEIIAAMFEIHPLDDYAQWLLLQFAVLPAIPIEYSLMADFLQIKDSPFEGGKGDVTEDEFDETLGELVEKGWLEFEEESNEYKMHQVVQEVIREKMEPNGENCGVLVEGLAWKLRVYAGDNSLKKAPYLVYTDTLLERLQNAQTQDIAALYGNAANIHRSLGDARKALDFQLKSIAILEEILDHKHPDLATSYGNIALTYSDLGDASKALEFQLKDIAILEEILDHKHPSLATSYNNIALTYSDLGDARKALEFQLKSIAIREEILDHKHPSLATSYNNIALTYSDLGDASKALEFQLKSIAIEEEILDHKHPYLATSYNNIALTYSDLGDARKALEFQLKSIAIREEILDHKHPDLATSYGNIALTYSSLGDARKALEFQLKSIAIFEEILDHKHPDLATSYGNIALTYRSLGDASKALEFQLKSIAIREEILDHKHPL
- a CDS encoding vanadium-dependent haloperoxidase; translation: MSFKNYSILSLLIVCLLGITACQESRNTDYKVEANNPIHYHNAVKKLTDVIVHDIFSPPVASRIYAYPNIAAYQVLRQEHPEYKSLAGQLNELEEGPQPEKDVDYCYPLAAIHAFLTVGKAMIFSEDKIEAHEAAVYQTYKDMGIPQSVYERSINYGDAVAKHILAWSDGDNYKQTRTFSKYSITEDADKWKPTPPAYMDGIEPHWKEIRPFVIDSAQQFIPMPPPKFDMTEGSDFYKETMNVYETVKNITDDQKSIASFWDCNPYVSHQTGHVMYATKKITPGGHWMGITAIATQQDSADIMRTSQIYTSVAVTLADAFISCWDEKYRSNLIRPETVINEYIDESWLPVLQTPPFPEHTSGHSVISTAAATMLTHLMGDNFVFLDTTEVAYGLPPRSFNSFLEASSEAAISRLYGGIHYMPAIEYGVAQGKEVGNFVVENLVTGD
- a CDS encoding replication-associated recombination protein A — protein: MSLFQPLAERMRPKTLDEFVGQEHLVGKDKVLRKVLESGHCPSMIFWGPPGVGKTTMAMLIANYLDVPFYTLSAISSGVKQVREVIAKARLKGGRAILFIDEIHRFSKSQQDSLLGAVEKGTITLIGATTENPSFEVIAALLSRSQVYVLEELGKEDLLKILQQAMETDSTLQKREIELQEYEALLQLSGGDARRLLNLFELLLQSIQTPKALITNQVVEHFAHNQMLRYDKGGEQHYDIISAFIKSMRGSDPNAAVYWLARMLEGGEDPKFIARRLLILASEDIGNANPNALLLANACFEAVAKIGYPECGLILSQTAIYLATSAKSNASYKALKLAQAKAKQTGNLPVPLPLRNAPTKLMKELNYGKNYQYSHDYEGNFAAQEFLPDAIKDTKFYEPGNNAREQQMRKQLREWWGKKYGY